In the Cellulomonas sp. C5510 genome, GCCTGCTTGATGGCCGAGACCTCGAGGGAGATGACGACCTTGTCGCTCACCAGGACGCCGCCGGCCTCGAGGGCCGCGTTCCAGGTGATGCCGAAGTCCTTGCGGGAGATCGTCGTGGTGGCGGAGAAGCCCGCGCGCTGGTTGCCGAACGGGTCGGTGGCCGCGCCGCCGAACTCGACGGCCAGGTCGACGGACTGCGTCACGCCGTGGATGGTCAGGTCGCCGGTGACGACGTAGTCCTCGCCGTCGGGGCGCACGGCGGTGGAGGTGAAGGTCCACTCGCCGAAGGTCTCGACGTCGAAGAAGTCGGCGCTCTTGAGGTGGCCGTCGCGGCCGGCGTCGTTGGTGTTGATCGTCGTCGGGTCGAGCGTCGCGGTGACGGCGGAGAGCGTGAGGTCCTCGACCACGGTGATGGCGCCGGAGGTCACCGCGACGGTGCCGCGGACCTTGGAGATGCCGGCGTGGCGGACCGTGAAGGACGCCTCGGTGTGCGAGGGGTCGAGGGTCCAGGTGCCGGCGGTGAGACCGGTGGGCAGCGTGGTGACGGACATGGTGCCTCCTGCATTGGTTGAAGCGTCAACTGCGGTTAGTTGAGATTTCTACTACACTGCGGACGAGGGCGCAACACCTGTGGGACGATCAGCGACCGACGTCACAGTGCGGGCCCGCGCGACCGCGGCAGCCCGCCGGGGACGCCCCGGGAGGAGGACCGGCGATGAGCAGCGCCACGGAGCGGACGACGAGCGCGACGCGCGCCCACGACGACGTCCGCTGGCTGTCGGCGGACGAGCAGCAGGCCTGGCGCGCGTACCGCGACGGCACGGCCCGGCTGCTGGACGTGCTGGCGCACGACCTCGAGCAGGAGACCGGGCTGTCGCTCGGCGAGTACGAGGTCCTGGTCCGGCTCTCCGAGGCGCCCGGCCGCACGCTGCGCATGTCCGAGCTGGCCGGCGAGCTCGCCCACTCCCGCAGCCGCCTGACGCACACCGTGCGCCGCATGGAGGCCGACGGACTGGTCGAGCGGGCCCCGTGCCTCGAGGACGCCCGCGGCGTGAACTGCACCATGACGGACACGGGCTGGCGCCGGCTCGTCGAGGCCGCCCCCGCCCACGTCGAGTCCGTACGAGCACGCCTCGTCGACGTGCTCACCCCGCGGCAGCTGCAGGCCCTCGGCGACGCGATGGGCGCCGTCGGCGCCGCGCTGCAGGCCGGCTGCGCCGCCGCGCTGGCGGAGGCCGAGCGCGCGTAGCCCCCGCCCGCGGGCTGCACCGCCACCTCCCGGCCCGAGCACCCAGCCGGGTTTGCGAGACTGACCCCATGGTCGCGACCACCATCCACCTCATGCGCCACGGCGAGGTCCACAACCCCACCGGCGTCCTGTACGGGCGCCTGCCCGGGTACCACCTGTCCGAGCGCGGGCAGCAGATGGCCGAGCGGGTGGCGGCGTACCTGGCCGGCGGCCTCGGGTCGCCGCGCCGTGACGTGACCGTGCTGGTCGCCTCCCCGCTGCAGCGCGCGCAGGAGACCGTCGCGCCGATCGCGGACGCGCTCGACCTGCCCGTCACGACGGACGAGGGCCTGCTCGAGGCCGAGAACCGCTTCGAGGGCCTGACGTTCGGCGTCGGCGACGGCTCGCTGCGCCACCCGCGGCACTGGCCCCTGCTCGTCAACCCGTTCCGGCCGTCCTGGGGCGAGCCCTACCGGCAGCAGGTCGCGCGCGTGCTCGGCGTCGTCGACCGCGCCCGCGAGGCCGCGCGGGGCCACGAGGCCGTGCTCGTCAGCCACCAGCTGCCCATCTGGGTCACGCGGCTCGCGCTCGAGGACCGCCGGCTATGGCACGACCCGCGCCGCCGCCAGTGCTCCCTGGCCTCTCTCACCTCCCTCGTCTACGAGGACGATCGCCTGGTGCGCGTCGGCTACACCGAGCCGGCCGCCGACCTGCTGCCGGGCGCCTCCGCCGTGGCGGGCGCATGAGGACCCGCCACCGGCCCGCCGCCCGGTCGCGCGCCGCCGTGCTGGTCGCCGTCGCGGTCGTCGCCCTCGCGGGCTGCTCCGCGGGAGGGGGCGCCGGCACGGCGTCCGGCGACGACGTGCCGGACCAGGGCTACGTGTCCGGGGACGGGTCCGTCACCCAGTGGGAGCCGGGCGACCGCCAGGGGCCGGTCGAGGTCGCGGGCACGGACTTCGCGGGCGCCCCGGTCGACGTCGCGGACTGGCGCGGC is a window encoding:
- a CDS encoding YceI family protein; this translates as MSVTTLPTGLTAGTWTLDPSHTEASFTVRHAGISKVRGTVAVTSGAITVVEDLTLSAVTATLDPTTINTNDAGRDGHLKSADFFDVETFGEWTFTSTAVRPDGEDYVVTGDLTIHGVTQSVDLAVEFGGAATDPFGNQRAGFSATTTISRKDFGITWNAALEAGGVLVSDKVVISLEVSAIKQA
- a CDS encoding MarR family winged helix-turn-helix transcriptional regulator, whose amino-acid sequence is MSSATERTTSATRAHDDVRWLSADEQQAWRAYRDGTARLLDVLAHDLEQETGLSLGEYEVLVRLSEAPGRTLRMSELAGELAHSRSRLTHTVRRMEADGLVERAPCLEDARGVNCTMTDTGWRRLVEAAPAHVESVRARLVDVLTPRQLQALGDAMGAVGAALQAGCAAALAEAERA
- a CDS encoding histidine phosphatase family protein, which codes for MVATTIHLMRHGEVHNPTGVLYGRLPGYHLSERGQQMAERVAAYLAGGLGSPRRDVTVLVASPLQRAQETVAPIADALDLPVTTDEGLLEAENRFEGLTFGVGDGSLRHPRHWPLLVNPFRPSWGEPYRQQVARVLGVVDRAREAARGHEAVLVSHQLPIWVTRLALEDRRLWHDPRRRQCSLASLTSLVYEDDRLVRVGYTEPAADLLPGASAVAGA